DNA from Vibrio gazogenes:
GGGTAAAAAGCTCCGGAAAATCACCTTGGTTAAAATAATCCAGAATCAATAATGACCAAGCGAAGAACAGGCCTTGGATAAGCAGATAGTACAAAAATGCTTTGGTGAAAAGATCAGTGTCATGGAACGCATAACAGATGACACAACTGATAGGGAAGAGCAAAGCAAGTAAAGATAACTCTAAGAGTGTTGAGCCACTGATTAGGGGTGTTTGCAAACAAAGTTGAATGACAACATAGGCCAGTATCTGAGCAACAGCTAACATCCCCATACGACTTTGTTTGAATATTTGCGCAACGGCTAATGCCGTGAAAAGTAAAACATAAGGCAAGTTAAGCAGTACATTAGAATTTGACAGTTGCGTGAATATCCCATGGCCCATCCCGATATGGATAGCCACAATGAATAGAATAGGAAGTAGGCAGCGGAACCAGGAAGAACTGACCGACATTGAAAACATAGATGGTTGATTCGTCAAATAATTGACTGAACTTTACGTGATTTTTAGCAAAAGATACACCATTTTGTCGTTTTTTATGCCATTTCCTTGAGTTTTGGGTGAGACATGCGTGACTGAATCGATGAATGATACAAAGGGATGAGCACTGTCGGATGCGAAAGAAGACAGAATATTTGCATCGTTTGTCTTACATGATGGTTAACGGTATGTATAAAAATATGTCAGGTTGATTATCTGATACTATGTTTATGATATACATCGTGATGATTATATCCATTTTAGTGCTGATAGTTACTGGAGAATAAATATGCATATCAGTGTTGATGTCCATAATTATATGGAAACTTTAGTTGGTCAAATTTTGAGTTCAGATGATTTTAAAGCTCGCTATAATCATGAACAGTTGGCTGATCTGGCTTGTTTAGCGTTGAGTCAACTGCGTCCTGTATACATTCGGCATGATATTGATTTTTTATCCACGCTTCCGGAAACTCGTTTAGTGAAGTTAAAACAGTTTGCACAAGATGCTGTTGAAGCCGGAGAGACGATGATCAAGAATGACCGTCGTCAGAATCCTGAGTATCGGGAGGTTCCCGTTGTTGTTGCAACGGCTCGTTATGATGATGATCTTGAATTGGAATGGTATGAGAGCCCGATTATTAGTCATCAAACAGAATATCAGAAGGAGAAGTAAGTGGGATTTTTATCTCGATTGTTTGGTCAACGTCAGCAAGAATCAACGCCTGTTGAGCCTTTTTATTACAAAGATTTTGCTATTTTTCCTGAAGCGATTGCCGAAAATGGCCAGTACCGGGTTGCCGGGCGGATTACCCGGGAAATCAATGGTGAAATGAAAGAGCATCACTTCATTAGATCGGATGTTTTGTCCAGTCGCGACAGTGCTGATGAACTTATGATCAATAAGGCAAAAATGTTTATTGATCAGATGGGAGAAAAGATCTTCAGTTGAGTATTGCTCAAATTGATTAAAATCATGATGAAAGAAACCATAAGCCGATAAGCTTATGGTTTCTTTTTTTGTGATGATTAATTTTTACCATGATATTCAATTCACTAGACATTCTCGTTAGTATGGTGATGGTTCATGGTAGATGTTGGACCGATGCTGTAGAAACAAGACGTGATCAGTAACATGTGATAAATAGTATGTTACAAAGAAGTGCAAGTGGTTGTACTTGATTGTCCACTGCTTGAGTAAGTAAGCCGTTAGATTAAACATATTTCTGTGCCAATTATAAGGAAATAACTATGAAAATTGGTGTGCCTAAAGAACGACTTGCGGGTGAAACGCGAGTTGCAGCTTCACCGACTTCGGTAGGGCAGCTGCTAAAGTTAGGTTTTGATATTCTTATTGAAACCGATGCCGGAGAAAAAGCGAGTTTTGACAACCAGAGTTTCGAAGCTGCTGGTGCTCAGATTGTATCCCATGAAGACGTATGGCGTGCAGATGTTATTTTAAAAGTTAATGCGCCGACAACTGAAGAAATCGAGCTGATCAAAGAAGGAGCAACGTTGATTAGCTTCATTTGGCCAGCACAAAATCCAGAGTTACTTGAAACCTTATCCGGTAAAAAAATCAATGTGCTTGCTATGGATTCCGTGCCACGAATTTCTCGGGCACAGGCGCTTGATGCTTTATCATCGATGGCGAATATTGCTGGATACCGGGCTGTCGTTGAAGCGGCACATGAATTTGGCCGATTTTTTACGGGACAAATCACAGCTGCTGGCAAGGTGCCACCTGCGAAGGTTTTTGTCGCTGGTGCGGGTGTGGCAGGATTAGCCGCGATTGGTGCTGCTGGTAGTTTGGGAGCAATTGTCCGAGCATTTGATGTCCGTCCTGAAGTTAAAGAGCAAGTCCAGTCAATGGGCGCGGAGTTCCTTTCCGTTGATTTTCAGGAAAATTCCGGTGCCGGAGACGGCTACGCCAAAGAGATGTCTGATGATTTTAATCGTAAAGCAGCTGAACTTTACGCAGAGCAAGCAAAAGATGTCGATATCATTATTACCACTGCATTGATTCCAGGAAAGCCTGCACCCAAGCTGATTACCAAAGCAATGGTTGATAGCATGAAAGCGGGTAGTGTTATTGTCGATCTTGCGGCTGCAAATGGCGGTAACTGTGAATATACAGTGGCTGACCAAGTGGTGACGACTGAGAATGGTGTCAAGATCATCGGATATACCGACATGGTTGGACGTCTACCGACACAATCTTCTCAACTGTATGCCACCAACTTAGTTAACCTGTTGAAATTACTGTGTAAAGAAAAAGATGGTGAAGTTTACATTGATTTTGAGGATGTTGTTCAACGTGGTGTAACCGTCGTTAAGGAAGGTGAAGTGACTTGGCCTGCACCTCCGATTCAAGTTTCAGCACAACCACAGGCTAAACCTGAGCCAGTGAAACCGGCGCCTAAAACAGAAGAGAAAGCAGTGTCCCCGATGAAGAAGGCGTTAGGCCTCGTGGTCGGTGTTGGTGTATTTGCTTGGATTGCTTCTGTTGCACCTGCTGCCTTCCTCAGTCATTTTACTGTGTTTGTTCTTGCTTGTGTGGTTGGTTACTACGTTGTTTGGAACGTGACTCATGCACTCCATACACCTTTGATGTCTGTGACTAATGCTATTTCAGGGATTATTGTTATCGGCTGTCTATTGCAAATTGGTCAGGGAAATGGATTTGTTACGTTTTTATCGTTTATTGCCGTATTGATCGCAAGTATCAATATCTTCGGTGGTTTTACCGTCACCAAGCGTATGCTTGAAATGTTCCGTAAAAAATAACAAGGAGTAGCGAATGTCTGCAGGATTAGTACAAGCGGCGTACATCGTTGCTGCTTTATTTTTTGTGATGAGCTTGGCTGGCTTGTCGAAACAGGAATCAGCGAGGGCTGGTAACTATTATGGTATCACCGGGATGGCAATCGCCTTAGTGGCGACTATTTTTGCTCCCGATACGTCAGGGATTGTCTGGATTATCATTGCAATGGCGATTGGTGGAACGATCGGTATCCATTTTGCGAAGAAAGTCGAAATGACACAAATGCCCCAGTTGGTTGCGATCCTTCATAGTTTCGTTGGTATGGCCGCAGTGTTGGTTGGATATAATAGCTTTATTGAATCCCCGGAAACCGCGACACATGCTGAACATGTTATTCATTTAGTTGAAGTTTTTGTGGGTGTGTTTATTGGCGCGGTTACATTTACCGGTTCGATCGTTGCGTTTGGCAAACTGCATGGTGTGTTTAAATCTTCACCGTTGAATATTCCTCATAAACATAAATGGAATCTTGCAGCAGTGGTCGTTTCCGCACTGTTGTTGATCTACTTTGTGAATGTTGACGGTAGCTATTTCGCACTGATTGTCATGACTTTGATTGCTTTTGTTTTTGGTTATCATTTGGTTGCATCGATCGGTGGTGCCGATATGCCTGTTGTCGTTTCAATGCTGAACTCATACTCAGGGTGGGCCGCTGCGGCTGCGGGATTCATGCTGGCGAATGATCTATTGATTGTGACTGGTGCACTTGTTGGTTCTTCGGGGGCGATTCTGTCTTATATCATGTGTAAAGCGATGAACCGTTCCTTTATCAGCGTGATTGCCGGCGGATTCGGTCAGGAAGTTGTTATGAGTGATAATGGAGAAGAGCAAGGGGAACATCGCGAGATCATGGCTGAAGATGTTGCAGATATGCTTAAAAACTCAACGTCTGTGGTAATTACCCCAGGCTATGGTATGGCTGTAGCGCAGGCTCAGTACCCAGTGTCTGAAATTACCGAGAAACTGAGAGCCAAAGGTATCGAAGTTCGTTTTGGTATCCACCCAGTCGCAGGGCGTTTGCCCGGACATATGAATGTGTTGTTGGCTGAAGCAAAAGTGCCATATGAAATCGTACTGGAAATGGATGAGATCAATGATGATTTAGGTGAAACAGATACGGTACTGGTTATTGGTGCGAATGATACGGTCAACCCTGCAGCGCTGGAGGACCCGAATAGTCCAATTGCTGGGATGCCGGTTTTGGAAGTTTGGAATGCCAAAAATGTGATTGTCTTTAAGCGTTCAATGAATACCGGATACGCAGGTGTCCAGAATCCGCTCTTCTTTAAAGAGAATACCCAGATGTTATTTGGGGATGCAAAAGCATCATGTTTGCAGATTCTGGAACATTTGGATTAATCGCTACTTAAAAAACAGTAGAAAACTTTGTAATATAAGCCAGCAATAATGCTGGCTTTATTTATTTAGGGGACACATTATTGACACCAACATAACACGTAGGTAACTATTTTTGTCATAATGCTAACTGGATCATGAAACTTGCCTGAGAATATAGAGTCACATAACAAAATGATATTAAAACGATTCCTGCTGTTGTTCATGTTTATTATTCCATATGCATATGCGGACTCTTTGCCAGCAAGAATCGATAATTTTATATCCATGTTTAGATATGATGACGCACTTGTCTCATATGATTTGAGAAAAATAGAAGCTGAGTATGCCACCAGACTTATTACACCCGAATCCATGCTGCCTCAGACATTTCAATACCCTTTGAAAGACATTCAGCAGCTTTACGCTTTAGCACAACATTGCACCGGGAACCTACCTTTGAGCCCTTTAACCACAGAGCCGCTGGTTTTTACCCGGGCGATGTGTAAAGGGACGAAGCTCCCGTTGCGCTGGTTTGCAAGAAGCGCTTTGATTCATCCGGGTGGGGGAACATATGCTGCACGATATGTAAAAAAACACCCAGAGCTTTATGATGAGCTAAAAGTTTATATGCATATTCAGGAGCGTCCTCAAGCACCGAAAGATACTTTATTAGGGCGTTTGCAGCGGATGGACAGTGAATCTGTCACCTCATTAATTTCAGGTGATTCAATGTTCAGTGAGCAAGATGAGCTTTGGTTGAGAAAAGGTGATCGGTATTACGTTTTTGCTGATCATGTTTGGAAGAATAATGCCGAACAGGCTGGTTTAGTCTTCAGCTATGTCAATAATGAGGATTCAACTTGCTTTGTTCGACGCGGTAACCTGTGTTGGGAAGAAGAAGACCAATCGGATATTTTGCGTTATATCCTCGTTGGTCTTGTTGCTTTCAACGTATTACTCGTGATTAGTTGGTTTGTCTATCGTTGGAATACAAAGCGGCTTGAACTGAGAAGCCGTATGCTTATTTTACAGATATTGACACATGAATTACGGACACCGATTGCCAGTCTTTCATTGACTGTTGAAGGATTCAGACGAGAATTTGAGCGACTGCCTGAAAGTGTTTATGATGAATTTCGGCGATTATGTGAAGATTCCCGTCGTCTAAGGCAGTTGGCTGAGGCCAGTAAAGATTATTTACAATCCGATACCAAACCTTTAGCGGTGGATTGGGTACCGTCAGTCGCTGAGTGGTTAGAGTATAAATTAGAGGAAGAATTTGAATCATCTGTTCAATTCTCAATCAATCAGGATATTGCAGCAAAATTAAATGTCTATTGGTTGGGGACTTGTATTGATAATTTGCTAAGAAATGCCATTAAATATGGTATTGCCCCCGTGCAGTTGGATGTAACGACGTCAAGTCATATGGTTACGTTCAAGGTAATCGATCAGGGTTTGCTGACGCAGAAAGACTGGCGTCAGCTACGGAAGCCCTTTGTCAGTAAAAGTGGTTTAGGCCTAGGTTTAACAATAGTAGAATCGATGGTTGGAAGAATGGGAGGCAAGATGTCTCTAGTCGGGCCACCAACAACATTTATTTTGGAGATACCTTGTGAAACAGACGTTGCTTCTTGTTGAAGATGATAAAAACTTGGCTGATGGATTGTTAGTCAGTCTAGAACAAGCCGGATATAACTGTTTACATGCGGAGAAAATTTCAGAAGTAAGACAATATTGGGAACAGGCTGATTTAGTGATCTTAGATCGACAACTGCCTGATGGTGATTCGGTTGAACACCTTGTTGATTGGAAGAACCTGAAAGATGTTCCGGTTATTTTATTGACAGCTTTGGTCACAGTAAAAGATAAAGTCGCAGGACTTGATTCTGGTGCGAATGATTATCTAACCAAACCATTTGCTGAAGCTGAGTTATTTGCCAGAGTGCGGGCGCAACTTCGAGCGCCTGATGGCGAGTCGCAGGATGACACAAAGGTAGTCACAACAGAATTAACCATTGATAAAGCCACACGAGAAGTGCATTACAAAGGTGAGTTGATTACGTTGACCCGTACAGAGTTTGATTTACTACTATTTTTGGCCAGTAACTTAGGCAGAGTATTTACCAGAGATGAATTATTGGATCATGTATGGGGCTACAATCATTTTCCAACAACAAGAACCGTTGATACACATGTTCTGCAATTAAGACAAAAACTTCCCGGGCTAGAAATTGAAACGTTACGGGGTGTCGGCTATAAAATGAAAGCCTAATGATGAGAAAAAAGAGTTTTTTCTTACTGGGAGTACTGGCAAGTGCTCCCAGCTATTCTGTTTCCGCGGATTGGTTTGAACACAACACACCACTAACTCAGGCCCATGAACATTTACTGGAAGATGATCTGCCAAAAATGTTTAGCTCTTTAGTTGAAGTATGGCAGAACACTAAAAGTAACCATCTCAGCAGTCATCTGAATGATTTACTACTCCAATCTTTAAGTGCAGATTGTGGAAAGAGTCTGGAGCGAGACCCTTTTCCTGATTGGATCAAGTCTCTTGCCGTACGCAGAGTTGAGATTCAGAGTCCGGGGCGAGATGCATTTCAATTATTGATTGATATAGTGACAACGTCACAAGTGGAGGAAGTTTCATTCACGCGCTGGGTTGATCATTCCATTTCACTTGATAGCTCTTTTTCCCAGATAGAACGTGACGATGTCACAAATGAGCGGACTTACGTAAAACGTTATAATTTGAATAATCGTTTGTCTATGGGGCTTTACCGATTGATCGTTTCTCGAAAAAATGGTGAGTCGTGGAGTTCTTGGGTTATTCTTGATAATCCGAAAACCTATCATACGATTCATTGGCGTTCAAAAGAACAATGGGGAGTCGAAAAAACAGCGATTCCAAATCGTTACTGCCCATTACCGAAAATGAGAGTGTCTGCGTATAGCTATCATAGTGGAAAATACTCAGAAGTTTGGAAACAGACCTATGAGTCTAATTATCCGAGTGAGTTACCTGCGGATACATTGGAACCGGGACGATATGTTCTGGCCGTATCGATGAATCATCAGCGGTGGCAAGGGCCGATAACTATTGAGCAATCTCAAGTTATTAGTAAAACATATGATGTTTCACTAGAGGAATAGCTAAAGATATATAACAATCTGTCGTTATAAACATTAAATTTTATTCGGTTTATAGCGCATATGGATATACAACTAAAATATTTAATTCCGTCACTTCTCGTTGTTTCATCCGGAAGTATGGCAGCGTCCTACGCTGTTGAGGCCCGAGGGGATGCGATGGGAGGGACAGGCGTTGTTTCAGCCAACTATCTTACTGCTCCTTTCTATAATCCTGCAATTGTTGCCATTTATCGCAGAAATGATGATGCGGGAATGTTACTTCCTAGCTTTGGGCTCACTTATAACGATCCTGATGATATTTCCAATACAATCGATGATGTTGGTGATTTAATCAAAGATGTGGAAGGTGGAGATGCATCACAAGAAGCTAAGCTCCAGAGTCAGCTCGATGCGCTCAATGGCGGAGAGCTCAAAGCTGATATTGGTGGTGCGATCGCAATAGGAATTCCCAATCAATATATTTCGATGAATTTGTTTGGTAAAGCTTATGCAGAGACTTATGTCACACCATCAATTGCGACAACTGGCTCCTCAACGCTTGATAATGCACAGAATAGTACGATTGACGCGGTTTCTGTTGCGGTCACTGAAGTAGGTCTTTCTCTGGCAAAGTATCAAACATTTCTAGGGCAACATATCTCAGTCGGTGTGTCTCCGAAATTGCAACGAGTGTATACCTATGTATACGAAGCCAGTTTGAAAAACTACGATCTCAGTGATATCGATGCAAACAGTACCGGAGAAACGGTGTTTAACCTAGATGCTGGTCTGCTGTGGTTTTATGGTCCTGTAAGAGTTGGATTCGCCGCGACCAATTTGGTTTCTCGTGATATCACTACCCAACGAGTTGCTTCCAGTATATCCGGCAAAGCCGATCTACAATATAGTTATCAACTTAGACCTCTGTATACTGTTGGTGTTGGGCTGATTGGGGATTATGCCTCGATTAGTGTTGATTATGATCTGAATGAAGAAGAGCGCTATACCAATTTCAATGATAACACCCAGATGCTGCGTGTTGGTGGTGAAATCGATATTCTTCGTCAGCTAAAATTGCGAGCCGGGTATAAAAAGAACCTGGCTTATAGTGATTCTGACGGGGTCTACACTGCTGGGATAGGGCTTTCTCTGCTTGGATTGTTCGAACTTGATGCTGCTGTAAGCTATACCAATGAGCACGCCAAAGGTGCCTATGTGAACTTCCTGTCCACATATTAACGCGTTTATTCTTTTTCTACACACCGATCTAAGCTCTCTCTGAAAAGAGGGGGCTTTTTTATTTTCTGAAATATAAATCTTGTATATCAATATCACTGCGCGTAGTGATTACTTACATTACCTAGTTATTTCTCTATAGAAAATAAGTTGATCTTTTTCATGCTTGCCTTCATTATTTGCCGATATTTGAGTTAAAATTTATATTTTTCATTAACTTATAACAGTATATTCAACTTCCATAGAGTGATAGTTTACCGAGTATTAAGCTCCCCAAGGAGAGAGGATCTTTTTGGATCTCATGTTAGTGAATACTTCTACTGTGTGACAGTATCACTCTAGACATATATGCTAATGCACTATAACTAATATTTGTGGTAAAAATAAACAAGCAACATCACCGCAGCGCCAAAACATAGCAGCAGACGAAACCATTTATCTTTAATAGAAGAGGGTTGATATGGATTGAGCGTAGTCGAGTCAGGTAACACATTGCCGATTTGCAATGTTTCCATTCATCACTGGGATTATCTGGAATGAACCAGAATTCAGTCTCGTTTTTTGGTTATAAGCATGTGGCTTATAGTTGAGAAAATGAGGAGACAAGCACCGATCAATTCACCAATACTCGTAAAAAAGGACAACCTTGTGGTGACTCGTGTATCTCTTGGAAATACACATGCCACAAAGGAAATACTTCAATCTTCTTCAGGCTATAAATCATCTACATATCAACACCCAATTCAGGAAAATTGTATGCATGTGAAGTACATGTATGTGTTGGCCAATAAATTGAAAGAGCGGACAGGTCCAGGTCAAAATCATAAGGTTATTGGCACACTGACTAAAGGTGAAAAAGTACGAGTATTTAAAGCTGTACAAAGTAGTTCATGGTTAGCTATTTATTATGGTTCCAGTTATTACTGGGTTAGTGCCAAATATCTATCTGAAGTTAATCCTGAGTGATTCATTCATGCTCCTTGAAGGTAGAGATTTTGGCTATGATGTGGCTGCTGACAATCCAGATATTTCGAAGATTGAGTTAGAGTCAGAAATTTATAATTAATTATTTTATGAGATTAGAGATTTACCGTGGCTATTCAACGTTCAAAGATAACTACTGAACGTGTCTATAAGATGATTCACAGGTAATAATTGAAAACCCATAAGTTCGCATTATGGGTATGAATTATGTTGAGGGTTTGCTGAAAGCCTAGCGTGACCAAAGGGTGGGCGAACGAATTGCTGATTGTCGGCGCTTGCGGCGTACATGCTATGAGAGAGAATCGCTTTGAAGCGTTAGCCCGTACACATAATTCGCATAATGCGCAAAATCATTCTCTTATGGTATTATCTGTTTGTCTCAAATAAAAAGCCCAGTGCTGTAACACTGGACTTCTATTTATATTATTGAGATTAGTAGTTGGATGATTGTATCTATTAAGTTAATTATCGCTATTAGCAGAGCTATCATCTATTCCCTCCTTAGGGTTATTGACTGGCCCTTGAGAACCCTGTTTCTCAAGGGCTTTTCTATAAGTCATTGTACTTCATGACTTAATTTGATTAAATGCTTCGACCTGTACAACCTTAAAAACGTTAGAATATTCTAGTTTATATGTAATAAGTTTTATAATTTTGGAGTAGTTCCTCTCTATTTTTTAGTGTTCCTCTAGAATAAAATGTTGTATTCCAAAACTTGTTTTGACCAAGATTATCCATTTCAAAAGGTACGTTAAAGCCTTTTTTTAAAAGCATTTTAGAAATAATTAACATTCATTGGCTGTTTTTTGGTGCTGACGATGTAGATTTCATCCGCATGAGAATGGAGTTACTCCAAAAACAGATTTCATCATAGACGATTTAGGCACTCTAATAAAATTCCTCAAGTGCGCATTATGTACGTTATGTTAAATACTATAATTGAGTTGATTCAATTATAGTATTTAACTATCCCCTAATAATTTGTCTCTTACCCCACGTCAGGTTTGATGCTGTGATTCTCAAACAAGATTTCTAAATAGTAAAACGAGCACGGTGATTGGCCGCCCTCGTTTTATGCTTGAACGATAGAAAATTACTCGCCGTAATAGCTCTTACGGTATAGGCTCTTCACATCTTCAACAGTTGGTTTTCCTGGATTGGTTAATGTGCAAGGATCACCATAAGCTCGCTCACTCATTCTTTCCAATACTCGGATGAATTTTTCTTCGCTGAAATCAACTTCATCACAATCTTTAAAGCAGGATGGTATACCCAATGCTTTGTTTAGTTCTCTGACGGTTTGTGCCAGATCATTAATACCGAGAATGCTCTCAGCAAACTGATATTTAGTGGTGTATTGTCTATTAAAATCAATAATATATGGCAGAAGAATCGCGTTTGACAGACCATGTGTTACCCCAAACTCACCCCCGATTTTATGAGCGAGTGAATGGACCAATCCTAATGAAGCATTGGTAAACGCCATCCCTGCAAGTGCAGATGCATTGTGCATATTATAACGAGCTTCTTTATTGTCAGGTTCTTTATATGCTGTTTCAATGTTATCGATAACCAGCTTGATGGCTTCAATCGAGTACGGATCTGTAAATGATGTGGCAGCAATGGAAACCAGTGCCTCAGCAGCATGTGTCAAAACATCCATGCCGGTATTGGCGGTAATATGTGCTGGCATTGTTTCTGGTAGTTTGGGATCAAGAATCGCAATATCCGGCACCATGTCAGCAGCGACAATGGGATACTTGATATGATTCTCGGTATCTGTGATTACAGAGAATGCTGTAATTTCAGATGCGGTACCACTGGTTGATGGAATGGCAATAAATTTTGCTTTTTGACGTAGTGCCGGCATGGAGCCGACTTCAATGATATCTTCAAATTTTAAGTGAGGATGTTCATAAAAGCACCACATGACTTTGGCGGCATCAAGAGCGGATCCGCCCCCTATCGCTACAATCCAGTCAGGCTCGAAACTCATCATTGCCTCGGCACCACGCCATACGGTTTTGACAGATGGATTTGGCTCAACACCATCAATAATGATGCTATGGATCCCTGCTTGAGACAGATAATCTTGGCATTGCGTCAAAAATCCAAATTTTTTCATTGAGCTTCCACCGGTCACAATCACCGCCTTTTGGCCTTTTAACGTTGCCAGTTCAGCCAGAGCCCCCTCGCCATAGATAATATCCCTGGGTACAGAAAATCTCATGACACTCATATTTATCTCCTATAGTTTGCATATGAAAATGTGACAACCATAAGATATGCTCACAAGCGCACTGAAACACTGATTTGAATCATTAATCACGGATAAATTCTATAGATATGAAATCACTAGATATTTTTTGTACAACAGGAGAAATAAGAATGGCTTAAGTCCGCCAAGGAAACACAAATTTTATGTGTGTTAGAATAAAAAAGACCCCAGTGTGACGTTGTCACTCGGAAGCCTTTTGATTGATTTCATCGGAAATAAATTAACCACCGGCGAGTTTAACGGTATGGCCTTTCTTTTCCAGAAGCATTTTGATTTTTTCTCGATCATCACCTTGGATTTCAATCTGCCCGTCTTTTACTGCACCACCACAGCCACAATGTTTTTTTAATTCTGCTGCCAAGAGTTTCAATGCAGCATCATCAAGATCAAGACCGGTGATAACACAAACACCTTTGCCTTTTCGTCCCTTGGTTTGTCTTTGTATTCTCACAATACCATCGCCTTTCGGCCGCTGAGGCTGTGATTCCTCAGGTTTAATACGTCCAACTTCAGTGGAATATACTAATGTCATATTTGATTACTTCTTTGCTGCCGCCGCAGCTTTCGCCTGACGGAGTTCTATAATTGTTTTTTCAATGTGTTTTTCAATTGCGAGTTTGGAGCCCTTAAGTAGTCGGCCATTGAATATACAGTACCAATCATTCGGCTCACCAGTATCATTTTTCAGAGTAAAGCCAGCAAACTGCTCTTGTTTCGCTGTCTGTTGCTCTCTTTTTACTTCGATGTTGGTAAACTCTTTGGGATCAATAATCGAAGCAGTATCACACCACCAATCAATACTCTTCTGCACGGCTGCTTTATTACCGGAAAGAACATGATTCTTTATTTTTACTTGCCAGACATCACTGGATTGACCGGCAGATTTGAGGGTAAATCCTCGGTATGTTGCAACAGCCATATGTCTACTCAGCCCTTTTATGTATTTCCATTTAATATTAATTGTAATCGGCACATGATCAAGTATATTTAGGGCTAATAGACTAGTTATAGTGCATTAAAATGTTAAAAAAACCAATATTAATCACAAAAAAGACAATAATTGAAAATTATACCAAGCGGCTTTGTGATTTTGTCGATAAAGAACAACTCGATGAATTAACTCAATATCAGTATTCAAACAGTTCTTTACTTGCGATGGTTAAAGACTGGAATCTATTTGTAGCATTTTGTCAGAATCAGCATGTTGTTCCTTATCCAGCATCTCCGGACATGATTCGTCTTTTTCTTGAAAAAGAATCACGAGTCAGAAAGTTTTCAACCTTGCGTCGTTACAGCGTCACGATGACAGTGCTACATAAGTTGCTTGGGTATCCAGACCCAATCACAAACCATCAAGTCCGTTTACTCCTCATGTCTTTAAGAACAGAAAAAAAAGGCGATAATAGTCAAGCAGATGCGTTAGGCCGGGAACATCTTGAGCAACTCGATACCAAGCTTGCTACATCGAAAGCAGCCAAAGATATTCGAGATCTCGCCATCTATCATCTGATGTTTGAGTGCATACTGAAACGAGTAGAGCTCAGAGAGCTCCGCGTCGAACAGCTCACCTTTTACTCAGCCACTGAGGTACAAGTTGAACTCAGAGGCAATGGTTATCAACTTTCTCCACAAGCT
Protein-coding regions in this window:
- the vxrA gene encoding sensor histidine kinase VxrA is translated as MILKRFLLLFMFIIPYAYADSLPARIDNFISMFRYDDALVSYDLRKIEAEYATRLITPESMLPQTFQYPLKDIQQLYALAQHCTGNLPLSPLTTEPLVFTRAMCKGTKLPLRWFARSALIHPGGGTYAARYVKKHPELYDELKVYMHIQERPQAPKDTLLGRLQRMDSESVTSLISGDSMFSEQDELWLRKGDRYYVFADHVWKNNAEQAGLVFSYVNNEDSTCFVRRGNLCWEEEDQSDILRYILVGLVAFNVLLVISWFVYRWNTKRLELRSRMLILQILTHELRTPIASLSLTVEGFRREFERLPESVYDEFRRLCEDSRRLRQLAEASKDYLQSDTKPLAVDWVPSVAEWLEYKLEEEFESSVQFSINQDIAAKLNVYWLGTCIDNLLRNAIKYGIAPVQLDVTTSSHMVTFKVIDQGLLTQKDWRQLRKPFVSKSGLGLGLTIVESMVGRMGGKMSLVGPPTTFILEIPCETDVASC
- a CDS encoding HlyU family transcriptional regulator, whose product is MGFLSRLFGQRQQESTPVEPFYYKDFAIFPEAIAENGQYRVAGRITREINGEMKEHHFIRSDVLSSRDSADELMINKAKMFIDQMGEKIFS
- the pntA gene encoding Re/Si-specific NAD(P)(+) transhydrogenase subunit alpha, which produces MKIGVPKERLAGETRVAASPTSVGQLLKLGFDILIETDAGEKASFDNQSFEAAGAQIVSHEDVWRADVILKVNAPTTEEIELIKEGATLISFIWPAQNPELLETLSGKKINVLAMDSVPRISRAQALDALSSMANIAGYRAVVEAAHEFGRFFTGQITAAGKVPPAKVFVAGAGVAGLAAIGAAGSLGAIVRAFDVRPEVKEQVQSMGAEFLSVDFQENSGAGDGYAKEMSDDFNRKAAELYAEQAKDVDIIITTALIPGKPAPKLITKAMVDSMKAGSVIVDLAAANGGNCEYTVADQVVTTENGVKIIGYTDMVGRLPTQSSQLYATNLVNLLKLLCKEKDGEVYIDFEDVVQRGVTVVKEGEVTWPAPPIQVSAQPQAKPEPVKPAPKTEEKAVSPMKKALGLVVGVGVFAWIASVAPAAFLSHFTVFVLACVVGYYVVWNVTHALHTPLMSVTNAISGIIVIGCLLQIGQGNGFVTFLSFIAVLIASINIFGGFTVTKRMLEMFRKK
- the pntB gene encoding Re/Si-specific NAD(P)(+) transhydrogenase subunit beta; protein product: MSAGLVQAAYIVAALFFVMSLAGLSKQESARAGNYYGITGMAIALVATIFAPDTSGIVWIIIAMAIGGTIGIHFAKKVEMTQMPQLVAILHSFVGMAAVLVGYNSFIESPETATHAEHVIHLVEVFVGVFIGAVTFTGSIVAFGKLHGVFKSSPLNIPHKHKWNLAAVVVSALLLIYFVNVDGSYFALIVMTLIAFVFGYHLVASIGGADMPVVVSMLNSYSGWAAAAAGFMLANDLLIVTGALVGSSGAILSYIMCKAMNRSFISVIAGGFGQEVVMSDNGEEQGEHREIMAEDVADMLKNSTSVVITPGYGMAVAQAQYPVSEITEKLRAKGIEVRFGIHPVAGRLPGHMNVLLAEAKVPYEIVLEMDEINDDLGETDTVLVIGANDTVNPAALEDPNSPIAGMPVLEVWNAKNVIVFKRSMNTGYAGVQNPLFFKENTQMLFGDAKASCLQILEHLD
- a CDS encoding late competence development ComFB family protein, translated to MHISVDVHNYMETLVGQILSSDDFKARYNHEQLADLACLALSQLRPVYIRHDIDFLSTLPETRLVKLKQFAQDAVEAGETMIKNDRRQNPEYREVPVVVATARYDDDLELEWYESPIISHQTEYQKEK